Proteins co-encoded in one Candidatus Methylomirabilota bacterium genomic window:
- a CDS encoding LLM class flavin-dependent oxidoreductase yields MITKFSTVYAGHVDLGDMGQSATPANERRYSNAELASVFEKTETIARCMDEHGYSILWLAEHHFQHEGYEVLPNILMLAVHLSHLTSRLRIGCGFNITPMWHPLRLAEDFATADILTGGRTVFGVGRGYHTREVETFGAPMLDADANRDLFEEQVDIIMKAFHTESFSHRGRHYTLPPAVPYRGYELRELTLVPRPLRQPVECWQPIVSAGARGLDFMIKHRIKGLIGGGAATMAEKSIHAYRDAAQRAGLDYALGQGLSLGIFYHLAESRERAVREITPLYEEHVKMFGPLGFVPGITPAQLDASTRRGGWAAAGVPDVEHYMKLGAWFAGPPEELVAYLRSLEEKYPGLEYVHLSNSMGTPKAVLLEQLAWLGKEVLPEFAGR; encoded by the coding sequence ATGATCACGAAGTTCTCTACCGTCTACGCGGGCCACGTCGATCTCGGCGACATGGGGCAATCCGCCACGCCCGCGAACGAACGTCGCTACTCGAACGCCGAGCTGGCGTCCGTCTTCGAGAAGACGGAGACGATCGCGCGGTGCATGGACGAGCACGGCTACAGCATCCTCTGGCTCGCCGAGCATCACTTCCAGCACGAAGGGTACGAAGTGCTGCCCAACATCCTGATGCTGGCGGTGCACCTCTCGCACCTGACGTCGCGGCTGCGGATCGGCTGCGGCTTCAACATCACGCCCATGTGGCATCCGCTCCGCCTGGCCGAGGACTTCGCCACCGCCGACATCCTCACCGGCGGGCGTACCGTCTTCGGCGTCGGTCGCGGCTACCACACCCGCGAGGTGGAGACCTTCGGCGCCCCCATGCTCGACGCCGACGCCAACCGCGACCTCTTCGAGGAGCAGGTCGACATCATCATGAAGGCCTTCCACACGGAGTCGTTCTCGCACCGGGGCCGGCACTACACGCTGCCGCCCGCCGTCCCCTACCGCGGCTACGAGCTCCGCGAGCTCACCCTGGTGCCGCGGCCGCTGCGGCAGCCGGTGGAGTGCTGGCAACCGATCGTGAGCGCCGGCGCCCGCGGGCTCGACTTCATGATCAAGCACCGCATCAAGGGCCTCATCGGCGGTGGCGCCGCCACCATGGCCGAGAAGTCGATCCACGCCTACCGGGACGCCGCCCAGCGCGCCGGCCTCGATTACGCGCTCGGCCAGGGACTGAGCCTGGGCATCTTCTACCACCTGGCCGAATCGCGCGAGCGCGCCGTCCGCGAGATCACGCCGTTGTACGAGGAGCACGTGAAGATGTTCGGCCCGCTGGGCTTCGTGCCCGGCATCACGCCCGCGCAGCTCGACGCCTCCACGCGACGCGGGGGCTGGGCCGCCGCCGGCGTCCCCGACGTCGAGCACTACATGAAGCTCGGCGCCTGGTTCGCCGGGCCCCCCGAGGAGCTGGTGGCGTACCTCAGGTCACTCGAGGAGAAGTACCCCGGCCTCGAGTACGTGCACCTGAGCAACAGCATGGGGACGCCCAAGGCGGTCTTGCTGGAACAGCTCGCCTGGCTCGGCAAGGAGGTCCTGCCGGAGTTCGCCGGGCGCTGA
- a CDS encoding retroviral-like aspartic protease family protein, with amino-acid sequence MGLTYVEGVVADPTGTSRAVRFMVDSGAKYSLLPPADWRAIGLAPKRRMTFALADGTLIDRDVSECHIALPQGEGHTPVILGEAGDAALLGVVTLEILGFVLNPFNRTLQPARLLLA; translated from the coding sequence CCACCGGCACGTCTCGCGCCGTGCGGTTCATGGTCGACAGCGGGGCGAAGTACAGCCTTCTGCCTCCGGCCGATTGGCGCGCGATCGGACTGGCGCCGAAGCGGCGGATGACCTTCGCCCTCGCCGATGGCACCCTGATCGATCGCGACGTCTCCGAGTGTCACATCGCGCTGCCGCAGGGCGAGGGGCACACGCCCGTGATTCTCGGCGAAGCCGGCGACGCGGCGCTGCTCGGCGTGGTCACCCTCGAGATCCTCGGGTTCGTCCTGAACCCGTTCAACCGGACCCTCCAGCCAGCCCGGCTCCTCCTGGCCTGA